The following proteins are co-located in the Osmia bicornis bicornis unplaced genomic scaffold, iOsmBic2.1, whole genome shotgun sequence genome:
- the LOC114881865 gene encoding uncharacterized protein LOC114881865 produces the protein MRVACLYRTVSEDAALVVAGTIPIDLLAQERKEIYLQSSELGLVDAAEQVRERTIGRWQQRWDASPKGPWARLLIQDLGQWSSRRQGKVTFYLTQFQTGHWYFRKYLFRMRKVGSPHCLLCSAAEDDVLHTFFVCDYFADERRGVERAIADSITPENFVG, from the coding sequence ATGCGCGTAGCGTGTTTGTACCGCACAGTGTCCGAGGACGCAGCGCTAGTTGTTGCCGGCACGATCCCGATTGATCTGCTCGCCCAAGAGCGAAAGGAGATATATCTCCAGAGCTCTGAGCTTGGGCTAGTGGACGCCGCGGAGCAAGTCCGCGAGCGAACCATCGGGCGCTGGCAACAGCGTTGGGACGCTAGTCCCAAAGGACCGTGGGCCCGGCTCCTTATCCAGGACCTGGGCCAGTGGTCGTCGCGTCGCCAGGGCAAGGTGACCTTTTACCTGACGCAATTCCAGACAGGACACTGGTACTTCCGTAAGTACCTGTTCAGGATGCGGAAGGTAGGCTCACCTCACTGCTTGCTTTGTAGCGCCGCAGAGGACGATGTGCTCCACACCTTCTTCGTCTGCGATTATTTTGCTGACGAGCGGAGAGGTGTGGAGCGCGCCATCGCCGACAGCATCACCCCAGAGAACTTCGTCGGATAA